A genomic stretch from Methanoculleus horonobensis includes:
- a CDS encoding 30S ribosomal protein S19e, whose product MTTVYDIPADMLIRQVAEEFKKNSQIQPPDWAAFAKTGVHKEMPPENDDWWYVRAAAVFRRIYTDGPVGIQRMRSAYGGALNRGSAPNRFKRGSGSIVRKIFQQLEAAGYVAHGSGGRTVTPAGRSFLDNVANGLKSEAAATAPGLAKY is encoded by the coding sequence ATGACGACTGTATATGACATCCCTGCCGATATGCTCATCCGGCAGGTGGCAGAAGAATTCAAGAAAAATTCGCAGATTCAGCCCCCAGACTGGGCAGCTTTTGCAAAGACGGGGGTACACAAAGAGATGCCCCCCGAGAATGACGACTGGTGGTACGTGCGTGCGGCGGCGGTCTTCCGTCGAATCTACACCGACGGCCCTGTTGGCATCCAGAGGATGCGCTCCGCTTACGGTGGAGCACTGAACCGCGGCTCGGCTCCGAACCGGTTCAAGCGGGGGAGCGGGTCGATCGTTCGGAAGATCTTCCAGCAGCTCGAAGCGGCCGGATACGTCGCCCACGGTAGTGGGGGGCGCACGGTGACCCCGGCGGGCAGGTCCTTCCTCGACAACGTTGCGAACGGCCTGAAATCCGAGGCCGCCGCAACCGCCCCGGGTCTTGCGAAGTACTGA
- a CDS encoding YhbY family RNA-binding protein, which produces MSRESFQDIKPTIWIGKRGITNVMIDEIRRQLKDRKVVKVRWLRNTEVNPEEIAASAGAVLAEVRGRTLVLTERRNRSPGHNPRNI; this is translated from the coding sequence ATGAGTAGAGAATCATTCCAGGATATCAAACCCACCATCTGGATCGGGAAGCGCGGCATTACGAACGTCATGATCGACGAGATCCGGCGGCAGCTCAAGGACCGGAAGGTCGTCAAAGTGAGGTGGCTCAGAAACACCGAGGTCAATCCCGAGGAGATAGCAGCATCGGCCGGCGCGGTCCTGGCCGAAGTCCGGGGGCGGACGCTCGTCCTTACGGAGCGGCGAAACCGATCGCCCGGGCACAATCCTCGAAATATATAA
- a CDS encoding ribonuclease P protein component 4, with product MADKTRKSGSRRLARERIAILFARAAEFYPENPGWSNRCVELARRIGMRHRVRIERPLKRRFCRRCYTYLVPGSNARVRVHRGRVVVTCLACGHRSRFPVGRPRQ from the coding sequence ATGGCAGACAAAACACGAAAATCAGGCTCCCGGAGACTCGCCCGCGAGAGGATCGCTATTCTCTTTGCGCGTGCCGCGGAGTTCTACCCCGAAAACCCCGGCTGGAGCAACCGGTGCGTGGAACTGGCCCGCAGAATCGGCATGCGTCATCGGGTTCGGATAGAGCGGCCGCTGAAACGTCGTTTCTGCCGCCGGTGCTACACCTACCTTGTCCCGGGTTCGAACGCCCGGGTCCGGGTTCACCGGGGGCGCGTGGTCGTCACCTGTCTTGCCTGCGGGCACCGGTCGCGGTTCCCGGTCGGGAGGCCTCGACAATGA
- the purN gene encoding phosphoribosylglycinamide formyltransferase translates to MRRELPVDKKRLAFLASGRGSNFQAVIDAVAAGDIPGICVGLVTDNPKAYAIERAKSAGIPVTVVDYARFPTKAAYEEALLSAMRGCRADLFVLAGYMRILGAGIVREFSGRMMNIHPALLPAFSGLHAQRQAIEYGVKVAGCTVHLVDEGMDTGSIIVQRCVPVLPDDDETILADRILAEEHKALPLAVKLFCEDRLEVDGRRVRVR, encoded by the coding sequence ATGCGTAGAGAGTTGCCTGTTGATAAGAAACGGCTTGCGTTCCTCGCCTCGGGGCGAGGATCGAACTTTCAGGCGGTGATCGACGCCGTCGCTGCCGGGGATATCCCCGGGATCTGCGTCGGGCTCGTCACCGACAACCCGAAAGCGTACGCGATAGAGCGGGCAAAGAGCGCCGGCATCCCGGTGACGGTCGTCGACTACGCGCGTTTTCCGACGAAAGCAGCCTACGAGGAAGCGCTTTTATCCGCGATGCGGGGCTGCCGGGCCGACCTCTTCGTCCTCGCCGGCTACATGCGGATCCTCGGGGCCGGGATCGTCCGCGAGTTCTCGGGCCGGATGATGAACATCCATCCCGCCCTGCTCCCGGCGTTCTCCGGGCTGCACGCACAGCGGCAGGCGATCGAGTACGGGGTGAAGGTCGCGGGCTGCACCGTCCACCTGGTCGACGAAGGGATGGATACCGGTTCCATCATCGTTCAGCGATGCGTGCCGGTTCTCCCGGACGACGACGAGACGATACTTGCCGACCGGATCCTCGCAGAAGAGCACAAAGCCCTCCCGCTCGCGGTGAAACTCTTCTGCGAGGATCGCCTGGAGGTCGACGGTCGGCGCGTGCGGGTTCGCTGA
- a CDS encoding hemolysin family protein, producing the protein MVVVDLLTIEIILFIVCLLLSGFFSSSEVALISITRAKVRALLNQGRKGAKALDTLKRSTDGLLITILIGNNIVNVAAASLATAIAIAIYGDVGIGIATGVTVILMLIFGEIGPKMYASRHTEALALRVALPVLYLSRVLYPVLWVADRIKRQFAFRPGVTEPVVTEEEIKEWIDVGEEEGTIEEEERDMLYSVLRFGDTTVREVMTPRIDVIMIEDVSTLENALAIFNETGFSRIPAYHEQIDNVVGLLNVKDVFSAVFRQQTSATIGNLMYEPYFVPESKKIDELLKELQVKKQHMAVVLDEYGSFAGIVTVEDMLEELVGEIMDEFDEEEPEVQQVEEGVYLVDARAWVEHLNEDLGLFLPLTDAYESIGGLVIDRLGHIPRRGEVVKIEESNITLVVMQMRGRRIVKVKLIIASQNGPDEAR; encoded by the coding sequence TCGGGCTTCTTCTCGAGTTCGGAAGTCGCCCTCATATCGATAACCCGGGCGAAAGTCCGCGCCCTCCTAAATCAGGGTAGAAAAGGAGCGAAAGCACTCGATACGCTGAAACGATCGACCGACGGCCTCCTGATCACCATCCTGATCGGGAACAACATCGTCAACGTGGCCGCGGCATCGCTCGCGACCGCGATCGCGATCGCCATCTACGGCGACGTCGGTATCGGGATAGCGACCGGGGTCACGGTCATCCTGATGCTGATCTTTGGTGAGATCGGGCCGAAGATGTACGCTTCCCGGCACACCGAGGCACTCGCGCTCCGTGTCGCCCTGCCGGTCCTCTACCTCTCGAGAGTGCTCTACCCGGTGCTCTGGGTCGCGGATCGCATCAAGCGGCAGTTCGCCTTCAGGCCCGGCGTGACCGAACCGGTCGTCACCGAGGAGGAGATCAAGGAGTGGATCGACGTCGGCGAGGAGGAGGGCACCATCGAGGAGGAGGAGCGGGACATGCTCTACTCGGTGCTGCGCTTTGGAGACACGACGGTTCGCGAGGTGATGACGCCGCGAATAGATGTCATCATGATCGAGGATGTGTCCACGCTCGAGAACGCCCTCGCCATCTTCAACGAGACGGGGTTCTCCCGGATCCCGGCTTACCACGAGCAGATCGACAACGTCGTCGGGCTCTTAAACGTGAAAGACGTCTTCTCGGCGGTCTTCCGGCAGCAGACGAGCGCGACGATCGGAAACCTGATGTACGAGCCCTACTTCGTCCCGGAGAGCAAGAAGATCGACGAGCTCTTGAAGGAGCTCCAGGTGAAGAAGCAGCACATGGCGGTCGTCCTCGACGAGTACGGGTCGTTTGCCGGGATCGTGACCGTCGAAGACATGCTCGAAGAACTGGTCGGCGAGATCATGGACGAGTTCGACGAGGAGGAGCCCGAGGTTCAGCAGGTCGAGGAGGGTGTCTACCTGGTCGATGCGCGGGCGTGGGTGGAGCACCTCAACGAGGACCTGGGGTTATTCCTTCCGCTGACGGATGCCTACGAGAGCATCGGCGGCCTCGTCATCGACCGGCTGGGCCACATCCCCCGCCGCGGCGAAGTGGTCAAGATCGAGGAGAGCAACATCACGCTGGTGGTGATGCAGATGCGGGGTCGGCGGATCGTCAAGGTGAAACTGATCATCGCCTCTCAGAACGGGCCGGACGAGGCCCGCTAA